One genomic window of Sebastes umbrosus isolate fSebUmb1 chromosome 15, fSebUmb1.pri, whole genome shotgun sequence includes the following:
- the tfap2e gene encoding transcription factor AP-2-epsilon isoform X2, with translation MLIHTYSAMDRADGLSGSSPSGRLSQLSSLNQAAYSSAPPLCHTPASDFQPPYFPPPYPQSSLPYSQSHQDSYSHLSDPYPSINSIHHQHQQQVASWHSQRSRSSSDDAAGLLSQSHRALSLDPRRDYAAVPRLLHGLGEGAAALGDGPLGMHMGHHGLDDLQGMEEGSALGILDHSVIKKVPIPSKLNGSSLSVLSFGKDGLGMGSVSNPAEVFCSVPGRLSLLSSTSKYKVTVGEVQRRLSPPECLNASLLGGVLRRAKSKNGGRCLRERLEKIGLNLPAGRRKAANVTLLTSLVEGEAVHLARDFGYVCETEFPARATAEYLCRQSEPDQLPTRRSMLLATKEICKEFVDMMSQDRSPLGGSRPTPCLEPGVQGSLTHFSLLTHGFGTPAICAALSAFQSYLMEAIKMLDKGEGGGKSHHDKEMKHRK, from the exons GACCGTGCAGACGGACTAAGCGGCTCCTCACCAAGTGGCCGTCTCTCTCAGCTCTCCTCCCTGAACCAGGCCGCCTACTCCTCGGCGCCTCCTCTCTGCCACACTCCGGCTTCAGACTTCCAGCCTCCATACTTCCCTCCTCCATACCCACAGTCCTCCCTGCCGTACTCCCAGAGCCACCAGGACTCCTACTCCCACCTGTCAGACCCTTACCCCTCCATCAACTCCATccatcatcagcatcagcagcaggtgGCCTCCTGGCACTCGCAGAGGTCGCGCTCCTCCTCCGATGACGCGGCGGGACTTCTGTCACAGTCTCACCGGGCTCTTAGCCTCGACCCCCGGCGGGACTATGCAGCGGTGCCGCGGCTGCTGCACGGTCTGGGTGAAGGCGCTGCAGCTCTCGGAGACGGTCCACTCGGCATGCACATGGGACACCACGGCCTGGACGACCTGCAG GGAATGGAGGAAGGATCAGCCCTGGGCATCCTCGACCACTCTGTCATTAAAAAAG TTCCCATCCCGTCCAAGCTGAACGGGTCGTCCCTGTCGGTCCTGTCCTTCGGTAAGGATGGTCTGGGTATGGGATCCGTGTCCAACCCGGCCGAGGTCTTCTGTTCGGTCCCGGGTCGCCTCTCGCTGCTCAGCTCCACCTCCAAGTACAAGGTGACGGTCGGGGAGGTGCAGCGACGCCTCTCCCCGCCGGAGTGCCTCAACGCCTCTCTGCTGGGTGGAGTCCTCCGCAG GGCGAAGTCAAAGAATGGTGGCCGCTGTCTGAGAGAGCGTCTGGAGAAGATTGGCCTCAACCTGCCCGCCGGGCGACGCAAGGCAGCCAACGTCACTCTGCTAACATCTCTAGTGGAGG gTGAGGCCGTCCATCTGGCGAGGGACTTTGGTTACGTGTGCGAGACAGAGTTTCCAGCCAGAGCCACAGCCGAGTATCTGTGCAGGCAGAGCGAGCCGGACCAGCTCCCAACACGGCGCAGCATGCTGCTCGCCACCAA gGAGATCTGTAAGGAGTTTGTGGACATGATGTCCCAGGACCGCTCTCCGCTAGGCGGCAGTCGACCCACCCCGTGCCTGGAGCCCGGCGTCCAGGGAAGCCTCACCCACTTCAGCCTGCTCACCCACGGCTTCGGCACGCCCGCCATCTGCGCCGCGCTCTCCGCCTTCCAGAGCTACCTGATGGAGGCGATCAAAATGCTGGACAAAGGAGAGGGCGGAGGGAAGAGCCACCACGACAAGGAGATGAAGCACCGCAAATAG